A section of the Rummeliibacillus pycnus genome encodes:
- a CDS encoding MFS transporter, translating to MESSDRNEEKVSIWCITSLASIPLVMTLGNSMLIPVLPILEKKVGISSFQSSMIITSFSVASILLIPVAGYLSDRFGRKIVIVPSLLLTIIGGLIAAFASWKMQNPYSLIIVGRILQGIGAAGAMPIVIPLVGDLYNGDDEKTSATLGIIETSNTFGKVLSPILGSALAAFLWFLPFFSISVLSLIAVILIIFFVKTPKDKNPPVAFAEFWKRVKQTFKKDGSWLLVVFLNGIFVMLVLFGMLFFLSEYLEKTHHIKGIKKGFVLAIPLLLLCIASYFTGRKIKGNLKTIKKIIIVCLIIVSCSIVFVGYSKERLILLLVVTSIAGIALGALLPVLDSIITENIRKEERGTVTSFYSSARYIGVAAGPPIMSLVMKNYLNTSYIVAAILGFVLLFLVFKYIKIEAIDK from the coding sequence ATGGAGAGTTCTGATAGAAATGAGGAAAAAGTCAGTATATGGTGTATCACTAGCTTAGCCTCTATTCCTCTTGTTATGACCCTAGGCAATTCAATGCTTATTCCTGTTCTCCCCATTTTAGAGAAAAAGGTGGGCATCTCTTCATTTCAATCGAGTATGATTATTACAAGTTTCTCAGTTGCGTCCATCCTTCTCATTCCAGTTGCTGGCTATTTATCCGATCGCTTTGGTCGTAAAATCGTGATCGTCCCCAGTTTACTGTTAACAATTATCGGTGGATTAATAGCCGCTTTTGCTTCCTGGAAAATGCAAAATCCCTATAGCCTGATAATTGTAGGAAGAATTTTACAAGGGATTGGAGCTGCAGGAGCTATGCCAATTGTAATCCCACTCGTGGGTGATTTATATAATGGTGATGATGAAAAAACGAGCGCAACTCTTGGAATCATTGAAACATCAAATACCTTTGGAAAAGTGTTAAGCCCTATTCTCGGTTCAGCTTTGGCAGCCTTTTTGTGGTTTCTACCATTTTTCTCTATATCCGTACTTAGCTTAATCGCAGTTATATTAATTATCTTCTTTGTGAAAACTCCAAAAGACAAAAATCCCCCCGTAGCTTTTGCAGAATTTTGGAAAAGGGTCAAGCAAACGTTTAAGAAAGATGGCAGCTGGTTATTAGTAGTATTTCTCAATGGTATTTTTGTTATGCTTGTGCTATTCGGCATGTTATTTTTCTTATCAGAATATCTCGAAAAAACGCATCATATAAAAGGGATTAAAAAGGGATTTGTTTTAGCGATTCCTTTGTTATTACTGTGCATTGCGTCATACTTTACTGGCCGGAAAATTAAAGGAAACTTGAAAACAATTAAGAAAATCATCATTGTCTGCTTAATTATTGTTTCCTGCAGTATTGTGTTTGTTGGCTATTCAAAGGAAAGATTAATATTATTATTGGTTGTCACTAGCATCGCAGGAATTGCATTAGGTGCACTGCTTCCAGTTCTGGACTCAATCATTACAGAAAATATTCGAAAAGAAGAACGTGGTACTGTCACCTCTTTCTATAGCTCTGCAAGATATATCGGTGTTGCTGCTGGCCCTCCCATTATGTCACTCGTTATGAAGAATTATTTAAATACAAGCTATATTGTGGCAGCTATTTTAGGGTTCGTTCTTTTATTTTTAGTATTTAAATATATTAAAATTGAGGCTATTGACAAGTAA
- a CDS encoding YqhV family protein: protein MMTIIEKSLLAMVILRVLSGSIEVTAAFLMLKSNSLEKAFYINTMLALVGPTVLIVTTAIALFGLADKISVTRMICLFAGITLILISLNAK, encoded by the coding sequence ATGATGACAATTATTGAAAAATCACTTCTTGCTATGGTTATCTTGCGTGTATTGTCTGGAAGTATTGAAGTAACTGCTGCTTTTTTGATGTTAAAATCTAATAGTTTAGAAAAAGCATTCTATATTAATACCATGCTTGCGCTAGTAGGGCCAACAGTATTAATCGTAACGACGGCAATTGCTTTATTTGGACTAGCTGATAAAATTTCTGTGACAAGAATGATTTGCTTATTTGCAGGAATTACGCTTATTCTTATTAGCCTAAATGCTAAGTAA
- a CDS encoding SDR family NAD(P)-dependent oxidoreductase, producing the protein MRFKNKVVLITGAAGKIGTAIAHLLAAEGALLALVDVKLDAVKKFSTELKIDDERFIILKADVTKESDVKAYVVATIEKFGRIDCFFNNADIDGKKASLTDYPVEMFEAVMNVNVKGTFLGLKYVMIEMKKAGKGSIVNTVSIEGLLGGHCMVAYNTSKHAVIGLTKVAANEAAEFGIRVNVLAQGKVLPNGNNAEEPSKQKDDENEASEIRIPLRRTATPNEIAKVALFLLSDDASYVTNSIYTVDGGITVF; encoded by the coding sequence ATGAGATTTAAAAACAAAGTCGTATTAATTACAGGTGCAGCTGGGAAAATTGGAACTGCGATTGCTCATTTATTAGCTGCAGAAGGCGCTCTTCTTGCTTTAGTTGATGTTAAATTGGATGCTGTTAAAAAGTTTTCGACTGAATTGAAGATTGACGATGAGCGTTTCATTATTTTAAAAGCGGATGTAACAAAAGAATCTGATGTTAAGGCTTATGTCGTCGCAACTATAGAAAAATTTGGCCGCATCGACTGCTTCTTTAACAATGCCGATATTGATGGGAAAAAGGCCTCCCTAACTGATTATCCTGTTGAAATGTTTGAAGCTGTGATGAACGTCAATGTGAAAGGCACATTCTTAGGCTTAAAGTACGTAATGATAGAAATGAAAAAAGCTGGCAAAGGTTCTATTGTAAACACTGTTTCTATCGAAGGTCTTTTAGGTGGTCATTGCATGGTTGCTTATAATACTTCAAAACACGCTGTAATTGGTTTAACAAAAGTGGCAGCTAATGAAGCTGCCGAGTTCGGCATTCGCGTAAATGTCCTAGCTCAAGGAAAAGTTTTACCGAATGGAAATAACGCAGAAGAACCTAGTAAACAAAAGGACGATGAAAACGAAGCATCTGAAATTAGAATTCCTCTTAGACGCACTGCTACTCCAAATGAAATCGCAAAAGTGGCCTTATTTTTACTTTCAGATGATGCTAGTTATGTAACAAACTCGATCTATACAGTGGATGGTGGCATCACCGTCTTCTAA
- the hpaB gene encoding 4-hydroxyphenylacetate 3-monooxygenase, oxygenase component, which yields MPAITGAQYLDRINKLKTNVWIDGKQVTGNISEHPAFKGVMKSQARLYDLQHDEKLTDLMTYKSPTTGDRVGLSFLMPKTKEDLAKKREMVQHWARESNGMMGRSPDYMNTTLMTLAASAHLLEGEENCFPDHIKAYYEHVRENDLSLTHTFIEPQVDRSYKYWEDSKEPIAARIMDRTSEGLIVKGARLLATQGGITDEMLFVSAGRPYDDESGFAFSIPSNSKGLKFICRESFVGGDSKFNYPLSSRFEEMDTIVVFDNVLVPWKRVFFYDNIDVAQTYLSQGSFQPFALHQVLSRQIVKTEFMLGIVQSIIDSINISGYPHVQEKATEIIVALETLKALAIKSEVDAKLNESGLMQPDFTTLRIAINIFPKIYPRFTEIVQLLGASGLMSIPTENAFQSPIRKDLDQYLQSASNNAEDRVKLFRLAWDATMSSFGTRQTLYERFFFGDPVRVMMALYHDYDKTPYVDFVKKQLK from the coding sequence ATGCCTGCTATTACAGGTGCACAATACCTTGATCGTATCAATAAGCTTAAAACAAATGTATGGATAGATGGGAAACAAGTGACGGGGAATATTTCTGAGCATCCTGCTTTTAAGGGGGTCATGAAAAGCCAGGCTCGTCTTTATGATTTGCAACATGATGAAAAATTAACGGATTTGATGACGTATAAGTCACCGACAACTGGAGATCGAGTGGGGCTCTCCTTTTTAATGCCGAAAACAAAAGAAGATTTGGCAAAGAAGAGAGAAATGGTTCAGCATTGGGCGAGAGAGAGCAATGGAATGATGGGGAGAAGTCCTGATTACATGAACACTACATTAATGACACTCGCGGCATCCGCTCATTTATTGGAAGGTGAGGAAAATTGTTTTCCTGATCATATTAAAGCCTATTATGAACATGTACGTGAAAATGATTTATCTCTTACCCATACGTTTATTGAGCCACAAGTTGATCGAAGTTATAAATATTGGGAGGATTCAAAAGAGCCGATTGCTGCACGAATAATGGATCGAACAAGTGAAGGATTAATTGTAAAGGGAGCTCGTTTACTAGCGACACAAGGTGGTATTACAGATGAAATGTTATTTGTTTCAGCTGGTAGACCGTATGATGATGAGAGTGGATTTGCATTCTCCATTCCTAGTAACTCAAAAGGACTAAAATTTATATGTAGAGAATCCTTTGTAGGTGGAGATTCTAAATTTAATTATCCATTAAGTTCCCGCTTTGAAGAAATGGATACGATTGTTGTTTTTGATAATGTCTTAGTACCTTGGAAGCGTGTCTTCTTTTATGACAATATAGATGTTGCACAAACTTATCTTAGTCAAGGTTCATTTCAACCATTTGCCTTACACCAAGTTCTCTCAAGACAAATCGTGAAAACAGAATTTATGCTAGGAATCGTTCAATCTATTATCGATTCCATCAATATCTCAGGCTATCCACATGTACAAGAAAAGGCCACTGAAATCATTGTTGCTTTAGAGACCCTAAAGGCGTTGGCTATTAAATCTGAAGTCGATGCAAAACTAAATGAGTCTGGTTTAATGCAACCTGATTTTACAACGCTTAGAATCGCTATTAATATTTTCCCTAAAATATATCCACGATTTACTGAAATTGTACAGTTATTAGGAGCAAGTGGTTTAATGTCGATTCCTACAGAAAACGCATTTCAATCACCCATTCGAAAAGATTTAGATCAGTACCTACAATCCGCCTCAAATAATGCAGAAGATCGTGTCAAACTATTCCGCTTAGCATGGGATGCTACAATGAGCTCATTTGGAACACGGCAAACACTTTATGAACGCTTCTTCTTTGGAGATCCTGTTAGAGTTATGATGGCACTCTATCATGATTATGATAAGACACCATATGTTGATTTTGTGAAGAAACAACTAAAGTAG